One stretch of Bradyrhizobium canariense DNA includes these proteins:
- a CDS encoding ABC transporter substrate-binding protein produces MLIRKASWRNAFCALALSAVLLCGKSAMAETTLRIAMTAADIPTATGLPNNGFEGMRFLGYPIFEGLVLWDLTRTDQLAALRPGLAEKWEQDPADNKTWIFHLRRGVKFHDGTDFNADAVIWNLDRYFNNSSPQFEAPSSAMSRARVPLMGSYKKIDDSTVAITTTKPASYFPYMVVYLLFTSPASFEKAGHDWAKVATLPAAGTGPFRITRILPRQEADLSRWDKYWDAAKMAKVDNVVLMPIPEANSRLAALRSGQVDWIEVPPADGLSSLKSAGYIITTGSYPHVWPWFYNIGATNSPFKDVRVRQALNYCVDRDGLVSLLNGTAEPSVGWLKIGDPDFGAPANLYKFDPAKGKALLAEAGYTPAKPLSFKVMISNSGSGQMLPLPMNEFLQQNLKEDCGVNVEFDVIEWQVLLTAARATPDSPSLQGAMALNISSPSSDPGVMARYFSSANFSPNGFNFEQWKDDEFEAALKTVGDSTDPKEISAAYRKAHERLVDNPPWLYIVHDLNPRAMSPKVKGFVSPQSWFVDLTLVSMQ; encoded by the coding sequence ATGCTTATTCGCAAAGCTTCCTGGCGCAACGCTTTCTGCGCCCTTGCGCTATCGGCTGTTTTATTGTGCGGCAAATCCGCAATGGCCGAAACGACACTGCGCATCGCCATGACTGCGGCCGATATCCCGACCGCAACCGGATTGCCGAATAACGGCTTTGAAGGAATGCGCTTCCTCGGCTACCCGATTTTTGAAGGCCTGGTGCTGTGGGATTTGACCAGGACCGACCAACTGGCGGCTTTGCGCCCCGGGCTCGCGGAGAAATGGGAGCAGGATCCGGCTGACAACAAGACTTGGATCTTCCATCTGCGCCGCGGCGTGAAATTCCACGACGGCACGGATTTCAACGCCGATGCCGTGATCTGGAACCTGGATCGCTATTTCAACAATTCCAGCCCGCAATTCGAGGCGCCGAGTTCGGCGATGTCGCGGGCGCGCGTGCCGCTGATGGGCTCCTACAAGAAGATTGATGACAGCACCGTCGCCATCACCACGACGAAACCGGCATCTTATTTCCCCTATATGGTTGTCTATCTGCTGTTCACCTCGCCGGCCTCGTTCGAAAAGGCCGGTCATGATTGGGCCAAGGTCGCGACCTTGCCGGCGGCCGGCACCGGGCCGTTCCGCATCACCAGGATCCTGCCGCGGCAGGAGGCTGATCTGTCGCGGTGGGATAAATATTGGGACGCCGCCAAGATGGCGAAAGTCGACAATGTCGTGCTGATGCCGATCCCCGAGGCGAATTCGCGTCTGGCGGCGTTGCGTTCCGGTCAGGTGGACTGGATCGAGGTGCCTCCGGCTGATGGCCTCTCCTCGCTGAAATCGGCCGGCTACATCATCACGACCGGCTCCTATCCTCATGTCTGGCCGTGGTTTTACAACATCGGTGCGACCAACAGTCCCTTCAAGGATGTCAGGGTTCGCCAGGCCCTGAACTACTGCGTCGACCGGGACGGGCTGGTGTCATTGCTCAACGGGACCGCGGAGCCCTCGGTGGGCTGGCTCAAGATCGGTGATCCCGATTTTGGCGCACCGGCCAATCTCTACAAATTCGATCCGGCCAAAGGCAAGGCGCTGCTCGCCGAGGCCGGATACACACCAGCAAAGCCGTTGTCGTTCAAGGTGATGATCTCGAATTCCGGTTCGGGACAGATGCTGCCCTTGCCGATGAACGAATTCCTGCAGCAGAATCTGAAAGAGGACTGCGGCGTCAATGTCGAGTTCGATGTGATCGAATGGCAGGTTCTTTTGACGGCGGCCCGCGCCACGCCCGACAGCCCGAGTTTGCAGGGTGCGATGGCGCTCAATATCAGTTCGCCATCGTCGGATCCCGGCGTCATGGCGCGCTATTTCTCATCCGCCAATTTTTCGCCGAACGGCTTCAATTTCGAGCAATGGAAGGACGATGAATTCGAGGCCGCGCTCAAGACGGTCGGGGACTCCACCGATCCCAAGGAAATCTCGGCGGCCTATCGCAAGGCGCATGAACGTCTCGTCGACAACCCTCCCTGGCTCTATATCGTCCACGATCTCAACCCGCGCGCGATGAGTCCCAAGGTCAAGGGCTTCGTCTCGCCGCAGTCGTGGTTCGTCGATCTGACGCTAGTCAGTATGCAGTAA
- a CDS encoding PaaI family thioesterase, with protein MDDLTKTAYRNRPDLHVETSGEFAGWRTWSRDSFESLNGPFWHRMDDDGRVRCAFRVEKKHLNGMGNVHGGCFMTFADYCLFAIASPLLEGPGVTVSFASEFLDAAREGELIECDGEIMRAGGSLIFLRGLLKSGDRSLFSFSGTIKRVKRRTLPAA; from the coding sequence GTGGACGACCTGACCAAAACCGCATATCGCAACCGCCCCGACCTGCATGTCGAAACTTCAGGCGAATTCGCCGGCTGGCGGACCTGGAGCCGCGACAGCTTCGAATCCCTCAACGGGCCGTTCTGGCACCGGATGGACGACGACGGTCGCGTGCGCTGCGCCTTCCGGGTCGAAAAGAAGCATCTCAACGGCATGGGCAATGTCCATGGCGGTTGCTTCATGACGTTCGCGGACTACTGCCTGTTCGCCATCGCCTCGCCCCTGCTCGAGGGACCCGGGGTCACGGTGTCGTTTGCCAGCGAATTTCTCGATGCCGCCCGCGAAGGCGAGTTGATCGAATGCGACGGCGAAATCATGCGCGCCGGCGGCTCGCTGATCTTCCTGCGCGGGCTGCTGAAATCCGGCGATCGCTCGCTGTTCTCCTTTTCCGGCACCATCAAGCGCGTGAAGCGGCGAACGCTGCCGGCCGCCTGA